One stretch of Glycine soja cultivar W05 chromosome 7, ASM419377v2, whole genome shotgun sequence DNA includes these proteins:
- the LOC114419091 gene encoding importin-11-like isoform X1, whose protein sequence is MALSASDVAAMYSLLSNSMSTDHRLRGPAEDALAQSESRPGFCSCLLEVITAKDLGSQTDVRMMATVYFKNSVNRYWRHRRNSSGISNEEKMHLRQKLLMYLREENDQIALMLAVLISRIARSDYPKEWPDIFLVLSQQLQSADVLASHRIFLILFRTLKELSTKRLTSDQRNFAEISSHFFDYSWRLWQSDMQTILHGFSSLSQSCNLNAEDQPHELYLTCERWLLCSKIVRQLIISGFQSDSKCFQEVRPVKEVSPVLLSAIQSLLPYYSSFQKQYPKFWDFVKRACTKLMKILVAFQGRHPYSFGDKFVLSSVLDFCLNRITDPDPYLLSFEQFLIQCMVMIKNILECKEYKPSLTGRVMDENGVTLELMKKNISSAVGGVLTSLLPTERIVHLCNVLISRYFVLTASDLEEWYRNPESFHHEQDMVQWTEKLRPCAEALYIVLFETNSQLLGPVVVSLLQESMNNCPTSVAEITPALLLKDAAYGATAYVYYELSNYLSFKDWFNGALSLELSNEHPNLRIIHRKVAIILGQWVSEIKDDTKRPVYCALIRLLQDKDLSVRLAACRSLCLHIEDANFSEREFVDLLPICWDSCFKLFEDVREFDSKVQILNLISILIGHVSEVIPFANKLVQFFQKVWEESSGESLLQIQLLVALRNFVVALGYQSPICYNILLPILENGIDINSPDELNLLEDSMLLWEATLSHAPSMVPQLLQYFSRLVEIMERNFDHLQVAMNIIEDYIILGGNDFLSMHATNIAKILDLVIGNVNDKGILSVLPVVDILIQCFPMEVPPLISSTLQKLIVGCLSGGDDHNPSKTSVKASSAAILARLLVMNTNSLAQLASDPSTSQLLQTASIPVQENILLCLVDIWVDKVDNVSSIQKKTIGLALSIILTSRLPQVLDKLDQILSVCTSVILGRNDDLTEEESSGDMSSSTSPDEGTIPSKELRKRQIKFSDRINQLSLEDSVRENLQKCASIHGESFDAAMSSMHPSAFAQLEQALKITFNLSRH, encoded by the exons ATGGCGCTATCGGCTTCCGACGTTGCAGCGATGTACTCGCTGCTTTCGAATTCCATGAGTACCGATCACCGTCTCCGCGGTCCGGCGGAGGACGCGCTCGCCCAATCGGAGTCCAGGCCTGGCTTCTGCTCCTGCCTCCTC GAAGTGATTACCGCGAAGGATTTGGGGTCGCAGACGGATGTGCGCATGATGGCCACCGTGTATTTCAAGAACAGCGTCAACCGCTACTGGCGCCACCGCCGCAATTCCTC TGGAATTAGCAATGAGGAGAAAATGCACCTGAGGCAGAAGTTGTTGATGTACTTGAGAGAAGAGAATGATcag ATAGCTCTGATGCTGGCGGTGCTCATCTCCAGAATCGCCCGCAGTGATTATCCCAAAGAATG GCCAGACATCTTTTTggttttatcacaacaacttcAATCAGCAGATGTTCTTGCCTCCCATCGAATCTTTTTGATTCTATTTAGGACCTTAAAGGAGTTGTCCACAAAACGCCTTACATCAGACCAACGCAACTTTGCAGAG ATATCATCCCATTTCTTTGATTATAGCTGGCGCCTTTGGCAAAGTGATATGCAGACAATACTGCATGGTTTCTCATCTCTTTCTCAAAGCTGTAATCTAAATGCTGAAGATCAGCCTCATGAACTTTATCTTACATGTGAGCGATGGCTGTTATGTTCGAAGATTGTTCGGCAATTAATTATTTCTGGATTTCAAAGTGATTCAAAGTGTTTTCAG GAGGTTCGGCCAGTCAAGGAAGTCTCACCTGTGCTCTTGAGTGCCATTCAATCACTCCTTCCATACT ATTCGTCTTTTCAAAAACAATATCCTAAATTTTGGGACTTTGTAAAGAGGGCATGTACCAAATTGATGAAAATTTTAGTTGCCTTTCAGGGCAGACATCCATACTCATTTGGTGATAAATTTGTTCTTTCATCGGTCTTGGACTTCTGTTTGAATAGGATAACAGATCCTGATCCATATCTGTTGTCATTTGAGCAATTTCTCATTCAGTGTATGgtgatgattaaaaatattctgGAATGTAAGGAGTACAAGCCAAGTCTTACTGGTAGGGTGATGGATGAAAATGGAGTTACACTGGAGCTGATGAAGAAAAACATTTCCAGTGCGGTTGGTGGTGTTTTAACTTCCCTTCTTCCCACTGAACGGATAGTCCACTTGTGTAATGTGTTGATATCGAG GTATTTTGTTCTGACAGCAAGTGATTTGGAAGAGTGGTATCGTAACCCTGAGTCTTTTCACCATGAGCAGGATATGGTTCAGTGGACAGAAAAATTGAGGCCATGTGCTGAAGCTTTGTACATTGTATTATTTGAAACTAATAGCCAA TTGCTAGGTCCTGTTGTGGTCTCTCTTCTTCAAGAGTCTATGAATAATTGTCCAACTTCAGTGGCGGAAATTACTCCTGCATTGCTTCTTAAAGATGCTGCTTATGGTGCTACTGCTTATGTTTATTATGAACTCTCAAACTACTTGAGTTTTAAAGACTG GTTTAATGGTGCTTTATCACTCGAACTCTCAAATGAACATCCAAATTTGCGTATCATTCATCGTAAAGTTGCTATAATTTTGGGGCAGTGGGTTTCTGAG ATCAAAGATGATACAAAAAGGCCTGTATACTGTGCATTAATCAGATTGTTACAGGACAAAGATTTATCTGTCCGG ctgGCAGCATGTCGATCCCTATGCTTGCATATTGAAGATGCAAACTTTTCAGAGAGGGAGTTTGTTGATCTTCTTCCTATTTGTTGGGATTCATGTTTTAAGTTGTTTGAGGATGTTCGGGAATTTGATTCAAAG gttcagattttgaatttgatctcTATCCTTATCGGACATGTTAGTGAAGTTATTCCATTTGCAAACAAGTTGGTGCAATTTTTTCAGAAG GTCTGGGAGGAGTCTTCTGGTGAAAGTCTGCTGCAGATACAGCTTCTTGTTGCCCTGAGAAACTTTGTGGTTGCACTTGGTTACCAGTCACCCATTTGCTACAATATACTACTGCCAATTCTGGAGAATGGAATTGATATTAATAGTCCAGATGAACTCAATCTCCTAGAAGATAGCATGCTG TTATGGGAGGCCACACTTTCTCATGCTCCATCAATGGTGCCTCAATTGTTACAATATTTTTCACGCCTTGTGGAGATTATGGAAAGAAATTTTGACCATTTACAG GTTGCTATGAACATAATTGAAGATTACATAATTTTGGGTGGAAATGACTTTCTGAGCATGCATGCAACAAATATTGCTAAAATTCTTGATTTGGTTATTGGAAATGTCAATGACAAAGGCATTCTTTCAGTTCTTCCTGTGGTTGATATCTTAATACAG TGTTTCCCCATGGAAGTGCCGCCACTTATTAGCAGTACTTTACAA AAGTTAATTGTAGGATGTTTGAGTGGAGGAGATGATCACAATCCTTCTAAAACATCTGTTAAAGCATCTTCTGCTGCCATCCTggctaggcttttagtgatgaATACAAATTCACTTGCCCAATTAGCATCAGATCCATCAACTTCTCAACTGCTTCAGACAGCATCCATCCCAGTTCAAGAAAATATACTTCTTTGTCTGGTTGACATTTGGGTTGACAAG GTAGATAATGTTTCTTCCATCCAGAAGAAGACAATTGGCTTAGCCCTCTCAATAATTCTGACATCAAGACTGCCTCAAGTACTTGACAAACTGGATCAAATTTTGAG TGTTTGCACTAGTGTAATTCTGGGCAGAAATGATGACTTAACCGAGGAAGAGTCCAG TGGTGACATGAGCTCCAGCACGTCTCCTGATGAGGGCACCATTCCTAGTAAAGAACTCAGAAAAAGACAG ATCAAATTTTCAGACCGTATCAATCAGCTGTCTCTTGAGGACAGTGTGAGAGAAAATCTACAAAAATGTGCTTCTATTCATGGAGAATCATTTGATGCTGCAATGAGCAGTATGCATCCATCTGCATTTGCACAATTGGAGCAGGCGTTGAAGATCACATTTAATTTGAGCAGGCATTGA
- the LOC114419091 gene encoding importin-11-like isoform X2 produces MQTILHGFSSLSQSCNLNAEDQPHELYLTCERWLLCSKIVRQLIISGFQSDSKCFQEVRPVKEVSPVLLSAIQSLLPYYSSFQKQYPKFWDFVKRACTKLMKILVAFQGRHPYSFGDKFVLSSVLDFCLNRITDPDPYLLSFEQFLIQCMVMIKNILECKEYKPSLTGRVMDENGVTLELMKKNISSAVGGVLTSLLPTERIVHLCNVLISRYFVLTASDLEEWYRNPESFHHEQDMVQWTEKLRPCAEALYIVLFETNSQLLGPVVVSLLQESMNNCPTSVAEITPALLLKDAAYGATAYVYYELSNYLSFKDWFNGALSLELSNEHPNLRIIHRKVAIILGQWVSEIKDDTKRPVYCALIRLLQDKDLSVRLAACRSLCLHIEDANFSEREFVDLLPICWDSCFKLFEDVREFDSKVQILNLISILIGHVSEVIPFANKLVQFFQKVWEESSGESLLQIQLLVALRNFVVALGYQSPICYNILLPILENGIDINSPDELNLLEDSMLLWEATLSHAPSMVPQLLQYFSRLVEIMERNFDHLQVAMNIIEDYIILGGNDFLSMHATNIAKILDLVIGNVNDKGILSVLPVVDILIQCFPMEVPPLISSTLQKLIVGCLSGGDDHNPSKTSVKASSAAILARLLVMNTNSLAQLASDPSTSQLLQTASIPVQENILLCLVDIWVDKVDNVSSIQKKTIGLALSIILTSRLPQVLDKLDQILSVCTSVILGRNDDLTEEESSGDMSSSTSPDEGTIPSKELRKRQIKFSDRINQLSLEDSVRENLQKCASIHGESFDAAMSSMHPSAFAQLEQALKITFNLSRH; encoded by the exons ATGCAGACAATACTGCATGGTTTCTCATCTCTTTCTCAAAGCTGTAATCTAAATGCTGAAGATCAGCCTCATGAACTTTATCTTACATGTGAGCGATGGCTGTTATGTTCGAAGATTGTTCGGCAATTAATTATTTCTGGATTTCAAAGTGATTCAAAGTGTTTTCAG GAGGTTCGGCCAGTCAAGGAAGTCTCACCTGTGCTCTTGAGTGCCATTCAATCACTCCTTCCATACT ATTCGTCTTTTCAAAAACAATATCCTAAATTTTGGGACTTTGTAAAGAGGGCATGTACCAAATTGATGAAAATTTTAGTTGCCTTTCAGGGCAGACATCCATACTCATTTGGTGATAAATTTGTTCTTTCATCGGTCTTGGACTTCTGTTTGAATAGGATAACAGATCCTGATCCATATCTGTTGTCATTTGAGCAATTTCTCATTCAGTGTATGgtgatgattaaaaatattctgGAATGTAAGGAGTACAAGCCAAGTCTTACTGGTAGGGTGATGGATGAAAATGGAGTTACACTGGAGCTGATGAAGAAAAACATTTCCAGTGCGGTTGGTGGTGTTTTAACTTCCCTTCTTCCCACTGAACGGATAGTCCACTTGTGTAATGTGTTGATATCGAG GTATTTTGTTCTGACAGCAAGTGATTTGGAAGAGTGGTATCGTAACCCTGAGTCTTTTCACCATGAGCAGGATATGGTTCAGTGGACAGAAAAATTGAGGCCATGTGCTGAAGCTTTGTACATTGTATTATTTGAAACTAATAGCCAA TTGCTAGGTCCTGTTGTGGTCTCTCTTCTTCAAGAGTCTATGAATAATTGTCCAACTTCAGTGGCGGAAATTACTCCTGCATTGCTTCTTAAAGATGCTGCTTATGGTGCTACTGCTTATGTTTATTATGAACTCTCAAACTACTTGAGTTTTAAAGACTG GTTTAATGGTGCTTTATCACTCGAACTCTCAAATGAACATCCAAATTTGCGTATCATTCATCGTAAAGTTGCTATAATTTTGGGGCAGTGGGTTTCTGAG ATCAAAGATGATACAAAAAGGCCTGTATACTGTGCATTAATCAGATTGTTACAGGACAAAGATTTATCTGTCCGG ctgGCAGCATGTCGATCCCTATGCTTGCATATTGAAGATGCAAACTTTTCAGAGAGGGAGTTTGTTGATCTTCTTCCTATTTGTTGGGATTCATGTTTTAAGTTGTTTGAGGATGTTCGGGAATTTGATTCAAAG gttcagattttgaatttgatctcTATCCTTATCGGACATGTTAGTGAAGTTATTCCATTTGCAAACAAGTTGGTGCAATTTTTTCAGAAG GTCTGGGAGGAGTCTTCTGGTGAAAGTCTGCTGCAGATACAGCTTCTTGTTGCCCTGAGAAACTTTGTGGTTGCACTTGGTTACCAGTCACCCATTTGCTACAATATACTACTGCCAATTCTGGAGAATGGAATTGATATTAATAGTCCAGATGAACTCAATCTCCTAGAAGATAGCATGCTG TTATGGGAGGCCACACTTTCTCATGCTCCATCAATGGTGCCTCAATTGTTACAATATTTTTCACGCCTTGTGGAGATTATGGAAAGAAATTTTGACCATTTACAG GTTGCTATGAACATAATTGAAGATTACATAATTTTGGGTGGAAATGACTTTCTGAGCATGCATGCAACAAATATTGCTAAAATTCTTGATTTGGTTATTGGAAATGTCAATGACAAAGGCATTCTTTCAGTTCTTCCTGTGGTTGATATCTTAATACAG TGTTTCCCCATGGAAGTGCCGCCACTTATTAGCAGTACTTTACAA AAGTTAATTGTAGGATGTTTGAGTGGAGGAGATGATCACAATCCTTCTAAAACATCTGTTAAAGCATCTTCTGCTGCCATCCTggctaggcttttagtgatgaATACAAATTCACTTGCCCAATTAGCATCAGATCCATCAACTTCTCAACTGCTTCAGACAGCATCCATCCCAGTTCAAGAAAATATACTTCTTTGTCTGGTTGACATTTGGGTTGACAAG GTAGATAATGTTTCTTCCATCCAGAAGAAGACAATTGGCTTAGCCCTCTCAATAATTCTGACATCAAGACTGCCTCAAGTACTTGACAAACTGGATCAAATTTTGAG TGTTTGCACTAGTGTAATTCTGGGCAGAAATGATGACTTAACCGAGGAAGAGTCCAG TGGTGACATGAGCTCCAGCACGTCTCCTGATGAGGGCACCATTCCTAGTAAAGAACTCAGAAAAAGACAG ATCAAATTTTCAGACCGTATCAATCAGCTGTCTCTTGAGGACAGTGTGAGAGAAAATCTACAAAAATGTGCTTCTATTCATGGAGAATCATTTGATGCTGCAATGAGCAGTATGCATCCATCTGCATTTGCACAATTGGAGCAGGCGTTGAAGATCACATTTAATTTGAGCAGGCATTGA
- the LOC114420324 gene encoding heat stress transcription factor A-3-like, which translates to MNLSSSSSQLTANFDKLNSFPHPLECLQGNPVPAFLSKTFDLVNDPSLDLIMSWGSSTVSFVVWNPTLFARHVLPKNFKHNNFSSFVR; encoded by the coding sequence ATGAACTTGTCTTCATCTTCTTCCCAGTTAACTGCTAATTTTGACAAGTTAAATAGTTTTCCGCACCCACTTGAATGCTTGCAAGGGAACCCGGTTCCGGCGTTCCTGTCCAAGACTTTCGACCTCGTCAACGATCCGTCGCTGGATCTGATCATGTCCTGGGGCTCCAGCACTGTTAGCTTCGTGGTGTGGAATCCTACCCTGTTTGCAAGACACGTCTTGCCAAAGAATTTCAAGCATAACAATTTCTCCAGTTTTGTTCGCTAG